The following are encoded together in the Sinorhizobium terangae genome:
- a CDS encoding UDP-glucuronic acid decarboxylase family protein, whose product MNYFRNDFRKTLPSLNEGNDFPRRPKNLKRILVTGGAGFLGSHLCELLLGAGHEVICVDNFSTGLRRNIAQLKRFDTFRVIAHDIVEPIDLEVDEIYNLACPASPPHYQADPIQTMRTCVVGSLNLLDLAARRGARIFQASTSEIYGDPQVHPQVESYWGNVNPFGPRSCYDEGKRCAETLFHDFHKVHGVEIKIVRIFNTYGPRMRPDDGRVVSNFIVQALKGEDITIHGDGSQTRSFCFVDDLIDGFVRLMASPSALTGPVNLGNPGEFTISELAEQVIHQTGSRSKIVRRPLPVDDPRQRRPDISLATEALGWRPTVNLSEGLARTIGYFDGLLSGSDRKVMELV is encoded by the coding sequence ATGAATTATTTTCGAAATGATTTCAGAAAAACGTTGCCAAGTTTAAACGAAGGGAATGATTTCCCGCGGCGCCCGAAAAATCTGAAACGGATACTCGTTACTGGCGGCGCGGGCTTCCTGGGTTCACATCTCTGCGAGCTGCTTCTCGGCGCCGGTCACGAGGTCATCTGCGTCGACAACTTCTCTACCGGCTTGAGGCGCAATATCGCGCAGTTGAAGCGCTTCGACACCTTCCGCGTCATCGCCCATGACATCGTGGAACCGATCGATCTCGAGGTCGACGAAATCTACAATCTTGCCTGCCCTGCATCGCCGCCGCACTATCAGGCCGATCCGATCCAGACCATGAGAACATGTGTGGTCGGCTCGCTTAATCTTCTCGATCTGGCCGCGCGCAGGGGCGCACGCATCTTCCAGGCATCGACGTCGGAAATCTACGGCGATCCGCAAGTCCACCCGCAGGTGGAAAGCTATTGGGGCAACGTCAATCCTTTCGGCCCGCGCTCCTGCTATGACGAAGGCAAGCGTTGCGCCGAAACCCTGTTCCACGACTTCCACAAAGTTCACGGGGTCGAGATCAAGATCGTCCGCATCTTCAACACCTATGGCCCCCGCATGCGCCCGGACGATGGCCGCGTCGTCTCGAACTTCATCGTTCAAGCCCTCAAAGGCGAGGACATTACCATCCATGGCGACGGATCGCAGACCCGCTCCTTCTGTTTCGTGGACGATCTGATCGACGGCTTCGTGCGCCTGATGGCGTCGCCGTCGGCGCTGACTGGGCCGGTCAATCTCGGCAATCCGGGAGAGTTCACGATCAGTGAACTCGCTGAACAGGTGATCCACCAGACCGGCTCACGCTCTAAAATCGTTCGCCGGCCCCTGCCGGTCGATGACCCGCGTCAACGCCGTCCGGACATTTCGCTCGCAACGGAGGCGCTCGGTTGGCGCCCGACGGTCAATCTGTCGGAAGGTCTCGCGCGCACAATCGGGTACTTCGATGGCCTCCTCTCCGGCTCCGATCGAAAGGTCATGGAGCTGGTTTGA
- the galE gene encoding UDP-glucose 4-epimerase GalE: MGAPRILVTGGAGYIGSHTAKLLRLEGIEPVVYDNLSTGNRSAVRWGPFVHGDILDTARLVEVIEQYQPAAVIHFAASAYVGESVADPAKYYNNNVRGTLSLLDACRQASLDKIIFSSSCATYGVPAVLPIDEATWQAPINPYGKTKLMAEHMLADYATAFGLNFVALRYFNACGADPEGDLGEWHDPETHLIPRALMAAAGKIPHLEIFGDDYDTPDGTCVRDYIHVADLARAHVLAYRHLAKGGANIALNLGTGRGFSVKEVLRAIGEVTGHDVPVVYRRRRCGDPPALYADATLAHQTLGFLPRYSDLETIVRTAAPFFGLEARP, translated from the coding sequence ATGGGCGCGCCACGCATTCTTGTCACGGGTGGCGCCGGCTACATCGGCAGCCACACCGCAAAGCTTCTCCGTCTGGAAGGCATCGAGCCCGTCGTCTATGACAACCTGTCGACCGGGAACCGCTCCGCGGTGCGCTGGGGACCGTTCGTACATGGCGACATCCTGGACACGGCCCGCTTGGTCGAAGTGATTGAACAGTATCAACCGGCCGCCGTCATCCATTTTGCAGCATCCGCCTATGTCGGCGAGTCCGTCGCCGACCCCGCGAAATACTACAACAACAACGTCCGCGGAACGCTGTCACTCCTCGATGCGTGCCGGCAGGCGAGCCTCGACAAGATCATCTTCTCGTCGAGTTGCGCCACCTATGGTGTACCTGCGGTATTGCCGATCGACGAGGCCACGTGGCAGGCGCCGATCAATCCCTACGGCAAGACGAAGCTGATGGCCGAGCACATGCTCGCCGACTACGCCACCGCTTTCGGACTGAACTTTGTTGCACTGCGCTATTTCAACGCCTGCGGAGCCGATCCGGAGGGTGATCTCGGAGAGTGGCACGACCCGGAAACGCACCTCATTCCGCGGGCACTCATGGCCGCCGCAGGCAAAATTCCGCATCTGGAGATCTTCGGCGACGACTACGACACGCCGGACGGAACCTGTGTGCGCGACTATATCCATGTGGCCGATCTGGCGCGGGCTCATGTGCTGGCCTATCGGCATCTCGCCAAGGGTGGAGCGAACATTGCGCTCAATCTCGGCACCGGCCGTGGTTTTTCCGTAAAGGAAGTACTTCGAGCAATCGGCGAGGTTACCGGGCACGATGTCCCGGTCGTGTATCGCCGCCGACGCTGCGGAGATCCGCCGGCGCTTTATGCGGATGCGACGCTCGCGCATCAGACGCTCGGCTTCCTGCCCCGCTATTCCGACCTTGAGACGATCGTGCGAACGGCTGCCCCATTCTTCGGACTGGAGGCGCGACCATGA